The Rhodohalobacter sp. SW132 genome has a segment encoding these proteins:
- a CDS encoding ATP-dependent helicase, producing MKQFSLQPDPNHQPPTPVDFLKGLNKQQKKAVTHTSGPLLIIAGAGSGKTRVLTFRIAYLLQQHKALPQEILALTFTNKAAREMQNRIKALIGDRAKKLWMGTFHSIFSKILRFEAEKIGFDSNFSIYDTSDSESAIKLILGELNYDPREIRPRTIQRKISDAKNQLITPNAYKTRFVQSTLDDITARVFEVYDVRLRQANAMDFDDLLIKPIELFEQHPDVLDTYQDRFKYILIDEYQDTNHAQYKMTKMLASKYENICVVGDDAQSIYSFRGADISNILNFKSDYENAEQVPLEQNYRSTKYILQCADSIIKNNDKQLDKTLWTENDDGNPITVLENFDERDEANRVVQHIQNLKMREGHSNNDFAILYRTNYQSRVFEEAFRRKGIAYQLVGGLSFYQRKEIKDVLAYLTLLVNPDDEQALLRIINEPSRGIGKKTLNDLLKKSRDQKRSVWSIIQNVEGSDLYKPAISKIKQFVAMIHTLRNDLEAGASLLDTTKKMLEASGYVKALIEENSAKALTRRDNILELQNAISYYERHNKKPTLSSFLQEISLITDSDKYDEDKPAVTMMTVHGSKGLEFPVVFIVGLEENLFPMGGRDGEEADFEEERRLFYVAITRAEEQLFFSYSKMRYRFGEENRQMRSRFLDEVDPGVVRTETGATIRQNRERFSAEKSTPKNNDTEVEYDWKEPIKTKKPSSSGFEIETTYDNDPFQAGTTVMHPAFGPGKILQRTGSGKDSKVVVFFKQRGQKTLMLRAARLQVL from the coding sequence ATGAAACAGTTTTCCCTGCAGCCAGACCCAAATCATCAGCCGCCCACACCCGTCGATTTTCTCAAGGGATTAAATAAGCAACAGAAAAAAGCTGTTACTCACACCAGCGGTCCTCTTTTGATTATAGCCGGTGCCGGCAGTGGAAAAACCAGGGTACTCACGTTCCGGATTGCGTACCTGCTGCAGCAGCATAAAGCTCTGCCCCAGGAGATCCTTGCATTGACGTTTACCAATAAAGCGGCTCGTGAAATGCAGAATCGTATCAAAGCATTAATCGGGGATCGGGCGAAGAAACTCTGGATGGGAACGTTTCACTCTATCTTCTCAAAAATTTTACGGTTTGAAGCGGAGAAAATCGGATTCGATTCCAATTTTTCGATTTATGATACATCGGATTCGGAATCAGCTATTAAGCTAATTCTTGGTGAACTCAACTACGATCCGCGCGAGATTCGTCCGCGTACGATTCAGCGAAAAATCAGTGATGCGAAAAATCAGCTTATCACACCAAACGCCTACAAAACGCGGTTTGTGCAAAGCACGCTTGATGATATCACTGCCCGGGTGTTTGAGGTTTATGATGTTCGTCTGCGTCAGGCCAACGCGATGGATTTCGACGATCTGCTGATCAAGCCAATTGAACTTTTTGAGCAACATCCCGATGTGCTCGACACCTACCAGGATCGTTTTAAGTACATCCTGATTGATGAGTACCAGGATACCAATCATGCGCAGTATAAAATGACGAAGATGCTCGCCAGCAAATATGAAAATATCTGTGTGGTGGGCGATGATGCCCAGAGTATCTATTCCTTTCGCGGGGCCGATATTTCCAATATCCTGAACTTTAAGAGCGATTACGAAAACGCGGAACAGGTTCCCCTGGAGCAGAATTACCGCTCAACCAAATATATTCTGCAATGCGCTGATTCGATCATTAAAAATAATGATAAACAGCTGGATAAAACGCTCTGGACAGAAAATGATGATGGAAATCCCATCACCGTCCTGGAGAATTTCGATGAACGGGATGAGGCAAATCGCGTGGTGCAGCACATTCAGAATTTAAAAATGCGTGAAGGCCACTCGAATAACGATTTCGCCATTTTGTATCGAACGAACTATCAAAGCAGGGTATTTGAAGAGGCATTTCGAAGAAAAGGTATCGCGTATCAGCTTGTTGGCGGTTTGTCATTTTATCAGCGAAAGGAAATCAAAGATGTCCTGGCGTATCTCACTCTGCTGGTCAATCCGGATGATGAACAGGCTTTACTGAGAATAATCAACGAACCGAGCCGTGGAATTGGAAAGAAAACGCTGAATGACCTGCTGAAAAAATCGAGGGATCAAAAACGATCGGTTTGGTCCATCATTCAAAATGTGGAAGGTTCTGACCTTTACAAGCCGGCTATATCAAAAATCAAGCAGTTTGTGGCGATGATTCACACGCTTCGAAATGATCTGGAAGCCGGCGCATCCCTGCTCGATACAACCAAAAAAATGCTTGAAGCAAGCGGCTATGTGAAAGCCCTGATTGAAGAAAACAGCGCAAAAGCACTCACGCGCCGAGATAATATACTGGAACTGCAAAACGCCATCTCTTATTACGAACGACATAATAAAAAACCTACGCTCAGCTCTTTTTTGCAGGAAATCAGCCTCATCACCGATTCTGATAAATATGATGAAGATAAACCTGCGGTAACCATGATGACGGTTCACGGTTCGAAGGGACTGGAATTTCCGGTGGTGTTTATAGTAGGACTTGAGGAGAATTTATTCCCAATGGGCGGGCGTGACGGTGAGGAGGCAGACTTTGAAGAGGAACGGCGCCTTTTTTATGTGGCCATTACCCGTGCTGAAGAACAACTGTTTTTCAGCTATTCAAAAATGCGGTATCGTTTCGGGGAAGAGAACCGCCAGATGCGCTCACGTTTTCTGGATGAGGTGGATCCCGGTGTGGTCCGGACTGAAACTGGTGCAACAATCCGGCAAAACAGGGAGCGTTTCAGCGCTGAAAAATCGACACCAAAAAACAATGATACCGAAGTTGAGTACGACTGGAAAGAGCCGATAAAGACCAAAAAGCCATCCAGCAGCGGCTTTGAAATTGAAACTACTTATGATAATGATCCTTTTCAGGCCGGCACTACAGTTATGCACCCGGCCTTCGGTCCCGGTAAAATTTTACAGCGAACAGGATCAGGTAAAGATTCAAAAGTTGTTGTATTTTTTAAACAGAGAGGGCAAAAAACGCTTATGTTGCGTGCCGCCCGGCTTCAGGTTTTATAA
- a CDS encoding DUF5723 family protein gives MNKAATLLIAVCFFVIPLTTDAQISYNPVSMGLGGGGTSYITGYDALFINPANIQLREKNYRLQFSFAESGAYIDTPLRIRNAGKRFDTYTNLFNPPGYSEYLLSDGDRETLLSRHYPAGRLDRQFRSATSINWFGIKWFRDERSYAFSVRTRQSSRFTVGRGWYDVNPVETNDGFEIDRTLSHSFQTLHEISFGYSESFSFLSGLFPRISRFNIGIAPKIVISGASYSTRYADSYTQSDAQSPWVRESSYSFESTGTFSEQAQQLATGFNPVVAGETQFGTSDLTRPAGIGAALDLGITYIFTFGDDLSLIRRGEEATEKSLRLSLSVTDLGMIHHFDDPFRSELSTSTSETDDPGSLSNYSYSGAVLQDFQFLAADGIHPLQEAGIQNRGSYQSMLPTSIQSGVLFQINRIKLMGDFSLGLNDNAFQSTKFKSFIGAEVRPFSFLPLRAGTRLATELPGYYSFGAGLETTYFDVNAAVQFRSTAAGPTLEPVAASAVAIKFYIP, from the coding sequence TTGAATAAAGCAGCTACATTACTTATCGCTGTCTGTTTTTTTGTGATTCCACTCACAACAGATGCACAAATTTCATACAACCCCGTGAGCATGGGATTGGGCGGCGGCGGAACGTCGTACATCACCGGTTATGATGCGCTTTTTATCAACCCGGCTAATATTCAGCTCCGGGAGAAAAATTACCGTCTTCAGTTTTCATTTGCAGAAAGCGGGGCTTATATCGATACGCCTCTGCGCATTCGCAATGCCGGTAAGAGGTTCGATACGTACACAAACCTTTTCAACCCTCCAGGCTATAGCGAATATTTGCTTTCAGATGGAGACAGAGAAACCCTTTTAAGCAGGCATTACCCTGCCGGCCGGTTAGACCGACAGTTCAGGTCAGCTACCTCGATTAACTGGTTTGGAATAAAATGGTTCAGAGATGAGCGGAGTTATGCATTCAGCGTCAGAACCCGTCAAAGCAGCCGCTTTACTGTGGGCCGCGGCTGGTATGATGTGAACCCCGTTGAAACAAATGATGGTTTTGAAATCGACCGCACGTTATCCCACAGTTTCCAGACGCTCCATGAAATTTCGTTCGGTTACAGTGAATCATTCAGCTTTTTGAGCGGGCTTTTTCCCCGCATCTCCAGGTTTAATATTGGTATCGCTCCAAAAATTGTGATATCGGGGGCGTCGTACTCCACACGTTATGCTGATTCATACACACAAAGCGACGCACAAAGCCCGTGGGTTCGGGAATCTTCCTACAGTTTTGAAAGTACCGGAACATTTAGCGAACAGGCTCAGCAGCTGGCTACCGGTTTCAATCCCGTTGTGGCTGGTGAAACTCAATTTGGCACTTCGGATCTCACACGACCTGCCGGCATCGGCGCCGCTCTTGATCTTGGCATAACCTATATCTTTACCTTCGGGGATGACCTGTCGCTAATCAGAAGAGGTGAAGAAGCCACTGAAAAATCTCTGCGCCTGAGCTTATCCGTTACCGACCTGGGGATGATCCACCACTTTGATGACCCGTTCCGGTCAGAACTCTCCACATCAACTTCAGAAACCGATGATCCGGGTTCACTTTCAAATTACTCTTATTCAGGCGCTGTTCTTCAGGATTTTCAGTTCCTCGCTGCAGATGGCATTCATCCGCTGCAGGAAGCCGGTATACAAAACAGGGGTTCCTATCAATCCATGCTGCCGACATCCATTCAATCGGGGGTTCTGTTTCAGATCAACAGGATAAAATTAATGGGTGATTTCAGCCTTGGACTCAACGATAACGCTTTCCAATCCACAAAATTCAAAAGTTTTATCGGTGCAGAAGTACGTCCTTTTTCATTTCTTCCACTTCGTGCCGGCACTCGCCTGGCTACGGAATTACCTGGCTATTATAGTTTTGGTGCAGGGCTCGAAACCACCTATTTTGATGTGAACGCTGCTGTGCAATTTCGAAGCACAGCCGCAGGGCCTACGCTTGAACCGGTCGCTGCATCAGCTGTTGCTATAAAATTTTATATTCCATAA
- the lon gene encoding endopeptidase La: MFDQRFKIEASFDEQNDGFDDFEQAIPLMSEEEEKRLTESEIPDNLPILPLKNTVLFPGVVVPITVGRDRSLELVKEAYENDKIIGVVAQKDESVENPTKDDLYKMGTVAQILKLIKMPDGSKSIVIQGKSIFEVLKVTQEQPFFRADVEAFKQEMDLSGLELDASIRSIKETASKIVNLSPNIPSEASIAINNISSPSFLLNFISSNLQVDLAAKQEILEVRKFSDRLETVMEHLNKELQVLNLSEEIRTKVKSDIDDQQRDFYLRQQMKAIQEALGEDSEQQDIITLRKRLNEKKGLTDDAKQTVEKELQRLEMTPSSSPNYGIIHSYVEWILDLPWGETSKDKLDLKRARNILDEDHYGLEKVKKRIVEYLAVLKLKKDMKAPILCFYGPPGVGKTSLGKSIARSLNREFERFSLGGIHDEAEIRGHRRTYIGALPGRILRSMKKAGTGNPVMMLDEIDKVGSDFRGDPTSALLEVLDPEQNNGFIDNYLELEYDLSKVMFIATANSLDTIPAPLRDRMEIINISGYTLEEKVQIAKKYLIPKQIEENGLNKKQIKISKAAIERIIEQYTRESGVRNLERQIGSVCRNVAAKIASDEIEKMSVGVNDVQDILGKRKFFSDAAERTTVPGVSTGLAWTQYGGDILFIEASVSRGTGKLHITGQLGDVMKESAMLAISYLRARYEELGIPEEAFKYWDLHIHVPQGAVPKDGPSAGISLLSAVASIFTQRKVKGTLAMTGEITLRGLVLPVGGIKEKVLAAKRAGIETVVLPKKNEKDVEEIEDEIMGDLKVEYLERMDPLLDLVLEEEPVTDPETFFHVPDSHKSSADGTNSKGDARKEVAVMD; the protein is encoded by the coding sequence ATGTTTGATCAACGATTTAAAATTGAAGCTTCTTTCGACGAACAAAATGATGGGTTCGATGACTTTGAACAAGCCATCCCCCTGATGAGTGAAGAAGAAGAAAAACGTTTAACGGAATCTGAAATTCCGGATAATCTGCCCATTCTGCCTCTGAAAAATACCGTTCTTTTTCCAGGTGTTGTGGTCCCCATTACCGTAGGCCGGGATCGCTCACTGGAGTTGGTAAAAGAGGCGTACGAAAATGACAAAATCATTGGTGTGGTAGCACAGAAGGATGAATCGGTGGAAAATCCCACCAAAGATGACCTTTACAAAATGGGTACAGTCGCCCAGATTCTAAAGCTCATTAAAATGCCCGATGGTAGTAAAAGTATTGTCATTCAGGGTAAGAGCATCTTTGAAGTGCTTAAAGTCACGCAGGAACAACCATTTTTCCGTGCTGATGTAGAGGCTTTCAAACAGGAGATGGACCTCTCAGGGCTGGAGCTTGATGCTTCCATCCGATCCATTAAAGAGACGGCAAGTAAAATTGTTAATCTTTCCCCAAATATTCCTTCTGAGGCCTCGATTGCCATCAACAACATTTCGAGCCCGTCCTTTTTACTGAACTTTATCTCCTCAAATCTGCAGGTAGATCTTGCCGCAAAACAGGAGATTCTTGAAGTTAGAAAATTCTCAGACCGGCTGGAAACAGTAATGGAACACCTGAACAAGGAACTCCAGGTACTGAACTTAAGTGAAGAGATCCGCACGAAGGTGAAGTCTGACATTGATGATCAGCAGCGTGATTTTTACCTGCGCCAGCAGATGAAAGCGATCCAGGAAGCGCTCGGTGAAGATAGTGAGCAGCAGGATATCATCACTCTCAGAAAACGACTGAACGAGAAAAAGGGGCTGACCGATGATGCCAAACAAACGGTTGAAAAGGAACTTCAGCGTCTTGAAATGACGCCGAGTTCATCACCAAACTACGGTATCATTCATAGCTACGTGGAGTGGATTCTGGATCTGCCGTGGGGTGAAACATCGAAAGATAAACTTGACCTGAAACGCGCCCGAAATATTCTGGATGAAGATCACTACGGGCTGGAAAAGGTGAAAAAGAGAATCGTTGAATATCTTGCTGTCCTGAAATTAAAAAAGGATATGAAAGCTCCGATTCTATGTTTCTACGGCCCTCCGGGAGTTGGAAAAACCTCGCTTGGAAAATCAATTGCACGCTCGCTGAACCGTGAATTTGAGCGATTCAGCCTGGGTGGCATTCATGATGAAGCAGAAATTCGCGGCCACAGGAGAACGTATATCGGCGCACTGCCGGGACGAATTCTCCGATCCATGAAAAAAGCCGGCACCGGAAACCCGGTAATGATGCTCGATGAGATCGATAAAGTGGGTAGTGATTTCCGCGGCGATCCTACTTCAGCCCTGCTGGAAGTTCTCGACCCTGAACAGAACAACGGCTTTATCGATAATTATCTTGAGCTGGAATATGACCTCTCCAAGGTGATGTTTATCGCAACGGCAAACTCGCTGGATACAATTCCCGCACCGCTGCGTGACCGGATGGAAATCATCAACATCAGCGGTTACACTCTTGAAGAGAAGGTCCAGATTGCCAAAAAATACCTGATTCCAAAACAGATTGAGGAAAACGGGCTGAACAAGAAACAGATTAAAATCTCCAAAGCTGCTATCGAACGGATTATAGAGCAGTATACCCGCGAATCGGGTGTACGGAACCTGGAACGGCAAATTGGATCCGTCTGCCGGAACGTGGCAGCAAAAATTGCCAGCGATGAGATAGAAAAAATGAGCGTTGGAGTAAACGATGTTCAGGATATCCTCGGTAAGCGCAAATTCTTCTCTGATGCGGCCGAGCGGACAACCGTTCCCGGTGTATCAACCGGACTCGCGTGGACTCAATACGGCGGTGATATTCTCTTTATCGAAGCGAGCGTCAGCCGCGGCACGGGGAAACTGCATATTACAGGTCAGCTTGGCGATGTGATGAAAGAGTCTGCGATGCTGGCGATCAGTTATTTGCGCGCCCGGTATGAAGAACTTGGAATTCCGGAAGAAGCATTCAAATATTGGGATCTCCACATTCACGTTCCGCAAGGTGCTGTACCAAAAGACGGGCCATCAGCCGGTATTTCGCTGCTTTCCGCCGTCGCTTCCATCTTTACCCAGCGTAAAGTAAAAGGAACTCTCGCGATGACGGGAGAAATCACACTGCGCGGACTGGTACTGCCTGTAGGCGGAATCAAAGAGAAAGTGCTGGCGGCTAAACGGGCCGGTATTGAAACTGTAGTTCTTCCAAAAAAGAATGAAAAAGATGTGGAAGAGATCGAGGACGAAATCATGGGCGATCTGAAAGTAGAATATCTTGAGCGGATGGATCCGCTGCTCGACCTCGTTCTCGAAGAGGAGCCGGTGACCGATCCTGAAACGTTCTTCCATGTACCTGATAGCCATAAAAGCAGTGCTGATGGAACCAATTCCAAAGGCGATGCCCGAAAAGAAGTCGCTGTGATGGATTGA